A genomic window from Bos javanicus breed banteng chromosome 13, ARS-OSU_banteng_1.0, whole genome shotgun sequence includes:
- the ITPA gene encoding inosine triphosphate pyrophosphatase isoform X2: protein MAASLAGKKIVFVTGNAKKLEEVIQILGDKFPCTLVAQKIDLPEYQGEPDEISIRKCQEAARQVQGPVLVEDTCLCFNALGGLPGPYIKWFLEKLKPEGLHQLLEGFQDKSAYALCTFAFSTGDPNEPVRLFRGRTMGRIVVPRGCRDFGWDPCFQPDGYEQTYAEMPKAEKNTISHRFRALLALQEYFSSLTPGVGDDHPSWGSGEG, encoded by the exons ATGGCGGCCTCCTTGGCCGGGAAGAAGATCGTGTTTGTCACGGGGAACGCCAAAAAGCTGGAGGAG GTCATTCAGATTCTAGGAGATAAATTTCCGTGTACTTTGGTGGCGCAGAAAATTGACC TGCCAGAGTACCAAGGAGAGCCTGATGAGATTTCCATTCGGAAGTGTCAGGAGGCAGCTCGCCAG GTGCAGGGCCCTGTACTGGTGGAGGACACCTGTCTGTGCTTCAACGCCCTTGGAGGCCTCCCTGGCCCCTACAT AAAGTGGTTTCTGGAGAAGTTAAAGCCTGAAG GTCTCCACCAGCTCCTGGAGGGGTTCCAAGACAAGTCTGCCTATGCACTCTGCACGTTCGCATTCAGCACTGGGGACCCGAATGAGCCCGTACGCCTCTTCAGGGGCCGGACAATG GGCCGGATTGTGGTGCCCCGTGGCTGCCGGGACTTTGGCTGGGACCCCTGCTTTCAGCCTGATGGATACGAGCAGAC GTATGCAGAGATGCCCAAGGCTGAGAAGAACACCATTTCCCATCGCTTCCGGGCCCTGCTTGCGTTGCAAGAATATTTTAGCAGCCTGACTCCTGGGGTCGGTGATGACCACCCTAGCTGGGGATCCGGAGAGGGGTAG
- the DDRGK1 gene encoding DDRGK domain-containing protein 1, whose protein sequence is MVSPVVYLVVAALLVGLILFLTRGRGRAAAAAQEPLHNEEVPAAAGRVARPQPLEPEEQRAAGRPRRRRDLGSRLQAQRRAQRVAWADENEEEAIIQAQEEEDIEKPVETHLSGKIGAKKLRKLEEKQARKAQREAEEAEREERKRLESQREAEWKKEEERLRLEEEQKEEEERKAQEEQAQREHEEYLKLKETFVVEEEGVGETMTEEQSHSFLAEFINYIKQSKVVLLEDLASQVGLRTQDTINRIQDLLAEGTLTGVIDDRGKFIYITPEELAAVANFIRQRGRVSITELAQASNSLIAWGRETPAQAPA, encoded by the exons ATGGTGTCCCCCGTGGTGTACTTGGTGGTGGCGGCTCTGCTTGTCGGGCTTATTCTGTTCCTGACTCGCGGCCGGGGCCGGGCGGCAGCAG CTGCCCAAGAGCCTTTGCACAATGAAGAGGTACCCGCAGCAGCAGGCCGAGTGGCTCGGCCTCAGCCCTTAGAGCCCGAGGAGCAGAGAGCTGCAGGCAGGCCCCGGCGCCGGAGAGACCTGGGCAGCCGCTTGCAGGCCCAGCGTCGAGCCCAGAGAGTGGCCTGGGCCGATGAGAATGAGGAGGAGGCCATCATCCAAG CCCAAGAGGAAGAAGACATCGAGAAGCCAGTGGAAACTCACTTGTCAGGGAAAATTGGAGCCAAGAAACTACGGAAGCTGGAGGAGAAACAAGCACGAAAAGCCCAACGTGAG GCAGAGGAGGCTGAGCGTGAGGAACGGAAACGCCTTGAGTCACAGCGTGAAGCAGagtggaagaaggaggaggaacggcttcgcctggaggaggaacagAAG gaagaggaggagaggaaggcccAGGAGGAGCAGGCCCAGCGGGAGCATGAAGAGTATCTGAAACTGAAGGAGACCTTCgtggtggaggaggagggtgTGGGCGAGACCATGACTGAGGAGCAG TCCCATAGCTTCCTGGCCGAATTCATCAACTACATTAAG CAGTCCAAGGTCGTGCTCTTGGAagacctggcttcccaggtgggcctACGTACTCAG GACACCATAAACCGCATCCAGGACCTGCTGGCTGAGGGGACTCTTACAG GTGTGATTGACGACCGGGGCAAGTTCATCTACATAACCCCGGAGGAACTGGCTGCGGTGGCTAACTTCATCCGGCAGCGGGGCCGGGTATCCATCACTGAGCTTGCCCAGGCCAGCAACTCCCTCATCGCCTGGGGCCGGGAGACCCCTGCTCAGGCCCCAGCCTGA
- the ITPA gene encoding inosine triphosphate pyrophosphatase isoform X1, producing MSDSLLPHRPQPIRLPRPWDSPGKNTGVGCHFLLQFMKVKSEVAQSCPGVGCHCLLRQCPLDPSNSDKVAKPFSSLLAVGGPRLLIQKRASCYWGSEQGFWMPREAFLPKGAQAATFAAVAAAAPATATQTTGRLPGTTGRKSDYPLPPVVGSACDSKQKDFRWVCGVPGDHHGGLLGREEDRVCHGERQKAGGGLHQLLEGFQDKSAYALCTFAFSTGDPNEPVRLFRGRTMAYLVLLSFEDTVFTN from the exons atgtccgactctctgctaccccatagaccgcagcccatcaggctcccccgtccctgggattctccaggcaagaacactggagtgggttgccatttccttctccagttcatgaaagtgaaaagtgaagtcgctcagtcgtgtccgggagtgggttgccattgccttctccgccagtgTCCGTTAGACCCCAGCAATTCCGATAAGGTGGCCaagcccttctcctcccttctagCCGTCGGGGGCCCCAGGCTGCTCATCCAGAAAAGGGCGTCATGCTACTGGGGGTCTGAGCAAGGCTTCTGGATGCCCAGAGAGGCGTTCCTGCCCAAAGGTGCCCAGGCTGCCACTTTTGCCGCAGTCGCCGCCGCAGCCCCGGCCACCGCAACACAAACCACAGGACGCCTTCCTGGGACCACAGGTCGGAAATCGGATTATCCCCTTCCGCCGGTAGTCGGAAGTGCCTGCGACTCGAAGCAGAAGGACTTCCGGTGGGTCTGCGGGGTACCTGGGGATCACCATGGCGGCCTCCTTGGCCGGGAAGAAGATCGTGTTTGTCACGGGGAACGCCAAAAAGCTGGAGGAG GTCTCCACCAGCTCCTGGAGGGGTTCCAAGACAAGTCTGCCTATGCACTCTGCACGTTCGCATTCAGCACTGGGGACCCGAATGAGCCCGTACGCCTCTTCAGGGGCCGGACAATG GCATATCTTGTTTTATTGAGCTTTGAAGATACTGTATTtacaaattga
- the ITPA gene encoding inosine triphosphate pyrophosphatase isoform X3, translating to MAASLAGKKIVFVTGNAKKLEEVIQILGDKFPCTLVAQKIDLPEYQGEPDEISIRKCQEAARQVQGPVLVEDTCLCFNALGGLPGPYIKWFLEKLKPEGLHQLLEGFQDKSAYALCTFAFSTGDPNEPVRLFRGRTMVCTHARSPACPSSTGAGLWCPVAAGTLAGTPAFSLMDTSRRMQRCPRLRRTPFPIASGPCLRCKNILAA from the exons ATGGCGGCCTCCTTGGCCGGGAAGAAGATCGTGTTTGTCACGGGGAACGCCAAAAAGCTGGAGGAG GTCATTCAGATTCTAGGAGATAAATTTCCGTGTACTTTGGTGGCGCAGAAAATTGACC TGCCAGAGTACCAAGGAGAGCCTGATGAGATTTCCATTCGGAAGTGTCAGGAGGCAGCTCGCCAG GTGCAGGGCCCTGTACTGGTGGAGGACACCTGTCTGTGCTTCAACGCCCTTGGAGGCCTCCCTGGCCCCTACAT AAAGTGGTTTCTGGAGAAGTTAAAGCCTGAAG GTCTCCACCAGCTCCTGGAGGGGTTCCAAGACAAGTCTGCCTATGCACTCTGCACGTTCGCATTCAGCACTGGGGACCCGAATGAGCCCGTACGCCTCTTCAGGGGCCGGACAATGGTATGTACCCATGCTCGTTCCCCTGC GTGCCCTTCA tccacagg GGCCGGATTGTGGTGCCCCGTGGCTGCCGGGACTTTGGCTGGGACCCCTGCTTTCAGCCTGATGGATACGAGCAGAC GTATGCAGAGATGCCCAAGGCTGAGAAGAACACCATTTCCCATCGCTTCCGGGCCCTGCTTGCGTTGCAAGAATATTTTAGCAGCCTGA